From a single Okeanomitos corallinicola TIOX110 genomic region:
- a CDS encoding nuclear transport factor 2 family protein, translated as MSKPPDTALGRMYEEHIQLILKKDVEGLLNQYTDDAVLISSFEKVPKYFRGTEELKEHFKGILGIEGLQTDIAFWAETENPDTLMIVEDITMQIGGQEAKMRFADSWVLKDGKIAIHFAGMTQYPDGTVA; from the coding sequence ATGTCCAAACCCCCCGATACCGCTTTAGGTAGAATGTATGAAGAACACATTCAACTCATCCTCAAGAAAGATGTAGAAGGACTTTTAAATCAATATACTGATGACGCAGTTCTTATCAGTAGTTTTGAAAAAGTGCCTAAATATTTTCGTGGTACAGAAGAACTCAAAGAACACTTTAAAGGTATTTTAGGAATTGAAGGATTACAAACAGATATAGCTTTTTGGGCAGAAACTGAAAATCCTGATACCCTAATGATTGTTGAAGATATCACCATGCAAATAGGTGGACAAGAAGCTAAAATGCGATTTGCAGATAGCTGGGTTTTAAAAGATGGTAAAATCGCCATCCACTTTGCGGGAATGACTCAATATCCTGACGGTACAGTAGCTTAA
- a CDS encoding nuclear transport factor 2 family protein: MSNTPGRQFFDTHMKYIVAGDMVGMVTDTYTEDAILYNAFPFLDTPPPNVIQGREALIKAFEAYLAYQGEIQVDSLYNFLETDDVISFQATITSPKTGKWAVGDVWTLEGGKISRHFGFAHRLGDA, from the coding sequence ATGAGTAATACACCCGGCCGCCAGTTTTTCGACACCCACATGAAATATATCGTCGCTGGCGATATGGTTGGTATGGTGACAGACACCTATACAGAAGACGCAATTTTATATAATGCGTTCCCCTTTTTAGACACTCCACCCCCCAACGTCATCCAAGGTAGAGAAGCATTAATAAAAGCCTTTGAAGCCTATCTTGCTTATCAAGGAGAAATACAAGTAGACTCCCTTTACAACTTCTTGGAAACCGATGATGTAATTTCCTTCCAAGCCACAATTACATCTCCCAAAACAGGTAAATGGGCAGTTGGTGATGTGTGGACATTAGAAGGTGGTAAAATCTCCCGTCACTTTGGTTTTGCTCACAGACTAGGAGACGCTTAA
- a CDS encoding iron uptake porin gives MFNNLKDYPNQLSVKQALWMTILLSSCVAIHPLQVLAETKNTASETAESEHTVIPEKISNIDINSVNQDPQNPNSVKLVISTINEPSELPVTNPSITSVEEFTDFSSNATDLTLNPGDTNDSMAQVNSVSQFRDVSPSDWAFTALQSLVERYGCIAGYPDATFRGNRAMTRYEFAAGLNACLDRIQELIATATADAVTKADLETLERLQGEFSTELANLRGRVDALEAKTAILEDQQFSTTTKLYGFAWMNLAAGFSDGNIQRELGFRGADGNPVIDTVNDPSTTFTGLVWLDFVTSFTGRDSLVLQLAMGTSNSFPGPLANSYASAGLDYSFADFTTGPGAVTPGEVTVRELYYQFPVGDKLQFVIGPRFNYFRFLEGNQFSFAFTKGAPIFNYISFNSANSTLVNAIDRGAGAIAMWDMSDKFLLKLAYMGETDEYLPSPPFNSASDPNQGLFGGTNTLTAELTYKPSRTANVRFLYTRTNMQGYDVTGSGNRQLCCGLTEPFYGVADDGLGGDVSNGTADTFGINADWRITPKFGIFGRYTYGSTKVYPTTPGVPDGEINTQSFQLGMAFPDLGKEGAMGQLSFLIPMDITSGRDYLVSGAGNGGTWYEIEGSYFVPISSNIALVPSFSVVVNPNNFDNNPTIFIGNLRTQFNF, from the coding sequence ATGTTTAATAATCTAAAAGATTACCCAAATCAACTATCTGTAAAACAAGCATTATGGATGACTATTTTACTATCCTCCTGTGTAGCAATTCATCCTTTGCAGGTGTTAGCAGAAACTAAAAATACTGCATCTGAGACAGCAGAATCAGAACATACTGTAATTCCAGAAAAGATTAGTAATATTGATATTAACTCTGTTAACCAAGATCCGCAAAACCCAAACAGCGTTAAATTAGTCATAAGTACAATTAATGAGCCATCAGAATTACCTGTCACTAACCCTAGTATAACCTCTGTTGAAGAATTTACTGATTTTAGCTCCAATGCCACGGATTTAACCTTAAACCCTGGTGATACTAACGATAGTATGGCACAGGTAAATTCTGTATCTCAATTTCGAGATGTGTCTCCTAGCGATTGGGCATTTACCGCTTTACAAAGTTTAGTAGAACGCTACGGTTGCATTGCGGGTTATCCTGATGCCACTTTCCGAGGTAATCGGGCAATGACCAGATATGAGTTCGCAGCGGGTTTAAATGCCTGTTTAGATAGAATTCAAGAACTAATTGCTACAGCTACCGCCGATGCAGTCACAAAAGCTGATTTAGAAACCTTAGAAAGATTACAAGGGGAATTTTCCACAGAATTAGCTAATTTGCGTGGCCGAGTGGATGCACTGGAAGCAAAAACCGCTATTTTAGAAGATCAACAATTTTCTACCACTACTAAACTCTATGGTTTTGCTTGGATGAACCTAGCAGCGGGTTTTTCTGATGGTAATATCCAGAGAGAATTAGGTTTCCGGGGTGCAGATGGAAATCCTGTAATTGATACAGTGAATGATCCTAGTACCACTTTCACAGGTTTAGTATGGTTGGATTTTGTTACCTCCTTTACTGGGAGAGATAGTCTAGTTTTACAACTAGCAATGGGGACTTCTAACTCATTTCCTGGGCCTTTGGCTAATTCCTATGCTTCCGCTGGTTTGGATTATTCTTTTGCTGATTTTACCACCGGGCCTGGGGCTGTAACTCCTGGTGAAGTAACAGTTAGAGAACTGTATTATCAGTTTCCTGTGGGTGATAAACTCCAATTTGTCATCGGTCCAAGGTTTAACTACTTCCGGTTTTTAGAAGGAAATCAATTTTCCTTTGCGTTTACTAAGGGAGCGCCGATTTTTAACTACATTAGCTTCAACTCTGCTAACAGTACCTTAGTTAATGCTATTGATCGGGGTGCGGGGGCGATCGCTATGTGGGATATGAGCGATAAATTTTTGTTAAAATTAGCCTACATGGGTGAAACCGACGAATACTTACCCAGTCCACCCTTTAACTCTGCTAGTGACCCCAATCAAGGTTTATTTGGGGGAACTAACACCCTCACCGCAGAACTAACTTATAAACCTAGCCGAACTGCCAACGTTAGATTTTTGTACACCCGCACCAATATGCAAGGGTATGACGTTACTGGTAGTGGGAATAGACAACTTTGTTGTGGTTTGACCGAACCATTTTATGGTGTAGCAGATGATGGTTTGGGTGGTGATGTTAGCAATGGTACAGCAGACACCTTTGGTATCAATGCAGATTGGCGCATTACTCCCAAATTCGGAATTTTCGGGCGTTATACCTACGGCAGTACCAAAGTTTATCCAACTACTCCCGGCGTTCCTGATGGAGAAATTAACACCCAGTCCTTCCAGTTGGGGATGGCTTTTCCAGACTTGGGTAAAGAAGGTGCAATGGGACAACTTTCCTTTTTAATTCCTATGGATATCACATCTGGTCGTGATTACCTGGTTTCCGGTGCTGGTAATGGTGGTACTTGGTATGAAATTGAAGGTAGTTATTTTGTGCCGATATCTAGCAATATTGCCTTAGTTCCTTCATTTTCTGTGGTTGTGAATCCTAATAACTTTGATAACAACCCGACAATTTTTATAGGTAACTTGCGGACACAGTTTAATTTTTAA
- a CDS encoding molybdopterin cofactor-binding domain-containing protein yields the protein MNKQILGTPIKRREDPQLLKGEAKFTADITLPNMLHLAVLHSTEAHANIKSIDTSAALEMPGVVRVITGADVSSILPLPVIMNPGGAEAKFPPHPYGLPGAQTVLATNKVRYVGDFVAVVVAETRQQAYDALKGVHVEYEPLPVVTDAELALQPDAPQLHDTVPGNLNQYASYGDKEATEKAIASSEVVIKQKIRIPRVIANSSETRATIAGYNPETGDYTLWTNTQIPHGNRFLLSQLVLGIPFNKLRVIVPEMGGSYGSKGYLYQDTAIALFLAKELGRPVKWVDTRKGLARTTVHSHDHIEYATLAGNKDGKITALYCTNYANLGAYPATNGPGAPTSLTGRSVTGAYAIAHPFYEVYCAFTNTVQTGPIRGAGRTEAHCVIERLVDLFADQIGLDPAEVRRKNMVKPDQFPYENGLGWTYDTGNYEVALDKALAMVDYYNIQNLKAEAKQRGKYLGVGIGSYVAISGVGPSPVMGSMIGLNGSTWGSVHIRVHPTGDVSLITGSQPHGQGHVTTLSQVAAQELGIDIEKIEVLHSDTRGAIYAQGSYGSRTYSVEGATVYKACQQIKEKARKMAAHIFKVAEEKIVFEDGKFYPQNNPEQVKTIQDIGLALWYAWDLPPGLEPGLEVITFFDPPDFSYPFGTHIAVVEVDEETGEVEIVRYVAVNDFGNVGNPMIVDGQTHGNIYLGISQALFEEAVYDESGQLLTDDLSSYAIAKPSDLPYFELDRTVTPTPHNPLGAKGAGDVSNPPVAPAIVNAVCDALSGLGVKHLDMPLTPEKVWRAMN from the coding sequence ATGAATAAACAAATTCTCGGCACACCCATTAAAAGACGGGAAGATCCCCAACTACTCAAAGGAGAAGCCAAATTTACCGCAGATATTACCCTCCCGAATATGCTGCATTTGGCTGTTCTCCACAGCACAGAGGCACACGCAAACATCAAAAGTATTGATACCAGTGCAGCTTTAGAAATGCCCGGTGTTGTCCGGGTAATTACTGGGGCTGATGTGAGTTCTATTTTACCCCTGCCTGTAATTATGAATCCTGGCGGTGCAGAGGCTAAATTCCCTCCCCATCCCTACGGTTTACCCGGCGCACAAACTGTTTTAGCTACAAATAAGGTACGTTATGTGGGAGATTTTGTAGCGGTAGTTGTGGCTGAAACTCGTCAACAAGCGTATGATGCCCTCAAAGGTGTTCATGTAGAGTATGAACCTTTACCAGTTGTCACCGATGCAGAATTAGCTTTACAACCCGATGCACCCCAATTACATGACACAGTACCGGGGAATTTAAACCAGTATGCTAGTTATGGGGATAAAGAAGCTACAGAAAAGGCGATCGCCTCCTCTGAAGTAGTAATTAAACAAAAAATTCGCATCCCTCGCGTTATTGCCAATTCCAGCGAAACCCGCGCCACCATTGCCGGCTACAACCCGGAAACCGGAGATTATACTCTCTGGACAAATACGCAAATTCCCCACGGTAATAGGTTCTTATTATCGCAATTAGTTTTAGGTATTCCCTTTAATAAACTGCGGGTAATTGTTCCCGAAATGGGTGGTAGTTACGGTTCTAAAGGCTACTTATATCAAGATACGGCGATCGCCCTATTTCTCGCTAAAGAACTTGGCCGACCTGTGAAATGGGTAGACACTCGTAAAGGTTTAGCTAGAACCACCGTTCACTCCCACGACCATATTGAATATGCCACCTTAGCGGGAAACAAAGACGGTAAAATTACTGCTCTTTATTGTACAAATTATGCCAACTTGGGCGCGTATCCTGCCACCAACGGCCCCGGCGCACCCACCAGTTTAACCGGTCGTAGCGTCACCGGAGCTTATGCGATCGCCCATCCTTTTTATGAAGTTTATTGTGCCTTCACTAACACCGTGCAAACTGGCCCCATTCGTGGTGCTGGCAGAACCGAAGCCCATTGTGTCATTGAAAGGTTAGTTGATCTGTTTGCCGATCAAATAGGTTTAGATCCGGCAGAAGTGAGAAGGAAAAACATGGTCAAACCTGACCAATTCCCTTACGAAAACGGCTTAGGTTGGACTTACGACACAGGTAATTATGAAGTTGCTTTAGATAAGGCTTTGGCGATGGTGGACTACTACAACATCCAAAACCTCAAAGCAGAGGCTAAACAACGGGGTAAATATTTAGGTGTGGGAATAGGTTCTTATGTCGCCATTTCCGGTGTTGGACCATCTCCTGTCATGGGATCAATGATCGGTTTAAATGGTAGTACCTGGGGTAGTGTGCATATCCGCGTTCATCCTACGGGAGATGTAAGTTTAATTACAGGCAGTCAACCCCACGGTCAAGGTCACGTTACCACCTTATCCCAAGTTGCGGCTCAGGAATTGGGGATAGATATTGAAAAAATCGAAGTTCTACATTCCGATACCAGAGGTGCGATATATGCACAAGGTAGTTATGGTTCTCGGACTTATAGTGTAGAAGGGGCGACGGTTTATAAAGCCTGTCAGCAAATTAAGGAAAAAGCCCGAAAAATGGCGGCGCATATTTTTAAAGTTGCTGAGGAAAAGATCGTTTTTGAAGATGGTAAGTTTTATCCTCAAAATAACCCAGAACAGGTAAAAACCATCCAAGATATCGGTTTAGCACTGTGGTATGCGTGGGACTTACCCCCAGGCTTAGAACCGGGTTTAGAGGTAATTACATTTTTTGATCCCCCAGATTTTAGTTATCCTTTCGGTACTCATATTGCTGTGGTGGAAGTTGACGAAGAAACCGGGGAAGTGGAAATAGTCCGCTATGTAGCAGTGAATGATTTTGGCAATGTAGGCAACCCGATGATTGTAGATGGACAGACTCACGGGAATATTTATCTAGGTATCAGTCAAGCCTTATTTGAAGAGGCTGTGTATGATGAATCTGGGCAATTATTAACCGATGATTTGAGTAGTTATGCGATCGCCAAACCTTCAGATTTACCTTATTTTGAATTAGATCGCACCGTTACCCCTACACCCCATAATCCCTTGGGTGCTAAAGGTGCAGGAGATGTCAGCAACCCCCCCGTAGCACCGGCTATAGTTAACGCTGTCTGTGATGCACTGAGTGGTTTAGGGGTGAAGCATTTGGATATGCCTTTAACGCCTGAGAAGGTTTGGCGGGCGATGAATTAG
- a CDS encoding nuclear transport factor 2 family protein, translated as MSNLAPLTQVELEEFAKAWYKKLDVHDPLEEYKPLLTEDVELRFPEATVKGFAGYSDWYNKVINIFFDEVHTVKEVKIVDSSPEKTEIKVVVKWEASVWKPPAPNSERIVLDALQTWTVKRSPATQKPVVSIYIVDELKYYPGSATL; from the coding sequence ATGAGTAACTTAGCACCTTTGACTCAAGTAGAATTAGAAGAATTTGCCAAAGCTTGGTACAAAAAATTAGATGTTCATGATCCCTTAGAAGAATATAAGCCTCTATTAACAGAAGATGTAGAACTAAGATTTCCGGAAGCAACCGTGAAAGGATTTGCCGGTTATAGCGATTGGTATAATAAAGTCATCAATATTTTCTTTGATGAAGTTCACACAGTTAAAGAAGTAAAAATTGTTGATTCTAGCCCAGAAAAAACAGAAATTAAAGTAGTCGTAAAATGGGAAGCGAGTGTATGGAAACCACCTGCACCCAACAGCGAAAGAATTGTACTAGATGCTTTGCAAACTTGGACAGTTAAGCGATCGCCAGCTACCCAAAAACCAGTAGTTTCTATTTACATCGTTGATGAACTTAAATATTACCCTGGTTCAGCAACTTTATAA
- a CDS encoding DUF29 domain-containing protein, with protein MSKTSVKKLYEQDFYLWVEDTVNKLKARDNENLDWENLIEEVESLGKSQRKAVRGFLVRLLEHLLKRCYVPMSDCYRGWEIEIRNFRQRLQIELEDSPSLKGFVLEILDKSYQMALDNVRDGYPDVYFSDVFPFPQDVDILLNQKFWEE; from the coding sequence ATGAGTAAAACATCAGTAAAAAAATTATATGAACAAGATTTTTATCTTTGGGTTGAAGATACAGTAAATAAATTAAAAGCTAGAGATAATGAAAATTTAGATTGGGAAAATTTAATTGAAGAAGTTGAGTCTTTGGGTAAAAGTCAGCGTAAAGCGGTGCGAGGTTTTTTGGTGCGTTTATTAGAACATTTATTAAAGCGGTGTTATGTACCCATGTCCGACTGTTATCGAGGTTGGGAAATTGAAATTAGAAATTTCCGTCAACGGTTACAAATTGAACTGGAAGATTCACCTAGTTTGAAAGGTTTTGTATTAGAGATACTTGATAAAAGTTATCAAATGGCATTGGATAATGTTAGAGATGGTTATCCTGATGTTTATTTTTCTGATGTTTTTCCATTTCCCCAAGATGTAGATATTTTATTAAATCAGAAGTTTTGGGAAGAATAA
- a CDS encoding (2Fe-2S)-binding protein, protein MEITVTVNGKKYTADVKPNLLLVDFLRDNLGLTGTKDDGGSTSGVCTILLNGVSVKSSFILAVQADGSEIVTIEGVAQNGQLSILQESFWEMHAVQNGFCTPAMILSSMDLLKQNPQPTEAEIRAWLDGIYSRDTGYQNVVSAIKYAAEKLQQA, encoded by the coding sequence ATGGAAATTACTGTCACAGTTAATGGTAAAAAATACACTGCTGATGTTAAACCTAATTTACTTTTAGTAGATTTTTTGAGAGATAATTTAGGTTTAACTGGGACAAAGGATGATGGTGGTTCAACCTCTGGTGTGTGTACAATTCTCCTGAATGGAGTATCTGTAAAAAGTTCATTTATTCTGGCAGTGCAAGCAGATGGTAGTGAAATAGTTACCATTGAAGGTGTCGCTCAAAATGGTCAACTCAGCATTTTACAAGAGTCTTTTTGGGAAATGCACGCTGTCCAAAATGGTTTTTGTACACCAGCGATGATTTTATCATCTATGGATTTATTAAAGCAAAATCCCCAACCTACAGAAGCAGAAATTCGCGCTTGGTTAGATGGTATTTATTCCAGAGATACAGGTTATCAAAATGTAGTAAGTGCCATTAAATATGCAGCAGAAAAACTACAACAAGCATAA
- a CDS encoding thiamine pyrophosphate-binding protein, whose amino-acid sequence MTQKTGRFAILEQFLADGIHYMFGNPGTVEQGFLDALRDYPEIKYILTLQETVAVMAADGYARATKKPTLVQIHSGVGLGNAIGAMYQAMRGHAPLVVIGGDAGVKYAAMDAQMAADLVGMAKPVTKWSACVNEPSSLLRMLRRAIKIASTPPMGPVYLCLPQDILDAPVVEEIIPTFIPSTRVVPEDDTVKEMAKMLIAAKKPMIYVGDGVAYSGAQAELTKVAELLGAEVWDVDSGELNISYAHPLYQGSTGHMFGASSLPIIRKGDVNLVCGTYMVPEVFPELGNIFAPDAKVIHIDLNAYEIAKNHPVDLGVVSDPKLTLAKLAGVLEAMMGAEVKNAASSRIAEIGKAKADKIAAAKAADQELRDRNPLNFSQFMAELAPLLPEDVMIFDEALTSSPSIVRYLPPSLPDHYFLTRGGSLGVGITGAIGVKLANPEKTVIGFTGDGGSMYTIQALWTAARHNVDAKFIICNNRSYKLLQLNIQAYWQEIDVTKHEFPLSFDLSQPAIQFDQIARGMGVEAVRVEQPEDILPAIKQALEHKGPFLIDVVLEGDIHPEMIGVRCGQ is encoded by the coding sequence ATGACTCAAAAAACAGGTCGTTTTGCAATTCTTGAACAGTTCCTGGCAGATGGCATCCATTATATGTTTGGCAATCCTGGTACAGTAGAACAGGGTTTCCTTGATGCTTTGCGGGATTATCCAGAGATCAAGTATATTCTCACCTTACAAGAAACCGTTGCTGTTATGGCAGCGGATGGTTACGCTAGAGCCACCAAAAAACCCACCTTAGTACAGATACATAGCGGCGTTGGTTTGGGTAATGCCATCGGTGCAATGTATCAAGCAATGCGTGGTCATGCTCCCTTAGTAGTAATTGGGGGAGATGCCGGGGTGAAATATGCGGCGATGGATGCTCAAATGGCCGCAGACTTAGTGGGTATGGCGAAACCCGTCACCAAATGGTCAGCCTGTGTGAATGAACCATCATCCCTATTACGGATGTTGCGCAGAGCAATCAAAATTGCTTCGACACCGCCAATGGGACCCGTATATTTATGTCTACCCCAGGATATATTAGATGCTCCTGTCGTAGAAGAAATTATTCCTACCTTCATTCCTTCCACTCGTGTTGTTCCCGAAGATGACACAGTGAAGGAAATGGCAAAAATGCTCATAGCAGCCAAAAAACCGATGATTTATGTCGGTGATGGAGTAGCCTATTCAGGAGCGCAAGCAGAATTAACCAAAGTTGCTGAACTGCTAGGTGCAGAGGTATGGGATGTAGACTCTGGGGAATTAAACATCAGCTATGCTCACCCCTTGTATCAAGGATCTACAGGCCATATGTTTGGTGCTAGTAGTTTACCCATCATCAGAAAAGGGGATGTCAACCTAGTCTGCGGTACTTACATGGTGCCGGAAGTGTTCCCAGAATTGGGTAATATTTTTGCACCCGATGCCAAGGTAATTCATATTGATTTGAATGCCTATGAAATCGCTAAAAATCATCCTGTAGACTTGGGTGTAGTTAGTGATCCCAAACTGACCTTAGCTAAATTAGCCGGTGTTCTAGAAGCAATGATGGGCGCTGAAGTCAAAAATGCAGCATCCTCAAGAATTGCAGAGATAGGTAAAGCTAAAGCTGATAAAATCGCAGCGGCCAAAGCAGCGGATCAAGAATTACGAGATCGCAACCCTTTAAACTTCTCCCAGTTCATGGCCGAGTTAGCACCACTGCTACCAGAAGATGTGATGATCTTTGACGAAGCCTTAACTTCTTCCCCCAGTATCGTCAGATATTTACCCCCATCCTTACCAGATCATTACTTCCTGACTCGTGGAGGTTCATTAGGTGTGGGAATTACTGGGGCAATCGGTGTAAAATTAGCCAATCCTGAAAAAACCGTCATTGGCTTTACAGGAGACGGCGGAAGTATGTATACTATCCAAGCCTTGTGGACAGCAGCACGCCATAACGTGGATGCCAAATTTATCATTTGCAATAACCGCTCCTATAAATTATTGCAACTCAACATCCAAGCCTATTGGCAAGAAATTGATGTAACTAAACATGAATTTCCCCTCAGCTTTGATCTTTCCCAACCAGCTATTCAATTTGATCAAATAGCGCGTGGAATGGGAGTCGAAGCCGTGCGAGTAGAACAACCAGAAGATATTCTACCCGCCATCAAACAAGCACTAGAACACAAGGGACCATTTTTAATAGATGTGGTTTTAGAGGGTGATATTCACCCAGAAATGATCGGTGTGCGCTGTGGACAATAA
- a CDS encoding type 1 glutamine amidotransferase domain-containing protein, giving the protein MKNILFMLSEWGYWGEELVGPLEACDAAGYKVTFITPNGKYPTALSVSCAPGYIDPPLGRSVTSEEMGAKTMKVIDSGRLENPKSLADWFPLRAYPSSPTYLRDMEAYYETIDKIVAEELVNYDALVIVGGSGALVDLANNTRLHELILGFVKLNKPIAAECYGVSCLAFARDFREKKSLIWGKHVTGHPIDYDYLDGTGFEGPHAIDGSNKGFGDGYINFGAPFYPLEFILRDAVGPDGAFIGNVGHATSVIVDYPFITSRSTASSMECGRLLVEVLEKGLTRYGF; this is encoded by the coding sequence ATGAAAAATATTCTTTTTATGTTGTCAGAATGGGGTTACTGGGGTGAAGAACTAGTCGGACCATTAGAAGCTTGTGATGCGGCTGGATATAAAGTTACCTTCATCACACCCAATGGTAAATATCCCACCGCATTATCCGTTAGTTGCGCCCCTGGATATATTGATCCCCCATTAGGTCGTTCCGTCACCTCCGAAGAAATGGGTGCAAAGACCATGAAAGTTATAGACTCTGGCAGATTAGAGAATCCTAAAAGCCTAGCAGACTGGTTTCCATTAAGAGCTTATCCTAGTTCTCCCACCTATTTAAGAGACATGGAAGCCTATTATGAAACCATAGATAAAATCGTCGCGGAAGAACTCGTAAATTATGATGCTTTAGTCATTGTTGGTGGTAGTGGAGCATTAGTAGACTTAGCCAACAACACCAGACTACACGAATTGATTTTAGGCTTTGTCAAACTCAATAAACCCATAGCTGCTGAATGTTACGGAGTTAGCTGTCTAGCATTTGCTAGAGACTTCCGGGAGAAAAAGAGCTTGATTTGGGGTAAACACGTTACAGGCCACCCCATTGACTACGACTACCTAGACGGTACAGGATTTGAAGGCCCCCACGCCATTGATGGTTCTAACAAAGGATTTGGTGATGGTTACATTAACTTTGGCGCTCCATTCTATCCCCTAGAATTTATTCTTCGTGATGCAGTCGGACCAGATGGAGCATTCATTGGAAACGTTGGTCATGCTACTTCCGTAATAGTTGACTATCCTTTCATTACCAGTCGTTCCACCGCATCTTCCATGGAATGTGGCCGCCTGTTGGTAGAAGTTCTCGAAAAAGGACTTACCCGCTACGGTTTTTAG
- a CDS encoding NADPH-dependent F420 reductase yields MKIGILGAGNIGGNLGKLWAETGHEVFFAVRSPQSDKVQAILNSITANFHTGTIEEAVTFADVILLSIHWQNVPEILTQIQDIITDKILIDSTNRMIPPPADTTGSAAGDIARLLPTAKIIKAFNTLGANNLTNLQFGAENASTFICGDDTEAKSIVTQLAQEIGFDVVDVGLLNTAPLIESLAKLWVQISRQYGRETAFKLLKR; encoded by the coding sequence ATGAAAATTGGTATTCTCGGTGCTGGTAATATTGGTGGTAACTTAGGTAAACTTTGGGCAGAAACAGGCCATGAGGTTTTTTTTGCAGTGCGATCGCCCCAAAGTGATAAAGTACAAGCAATTCTCAATAGTATTACTGCTAATTTCCACACAGGCACTATTGAAGAAGCAGTTACCTTTGCCGATGTAATTTTACTCTCTATACATTGGCAAAATGTCCCAGAAATTCTCACACAAATTCAAGATATCATCACTGATAAAATACTCATTGATAGCACCAACCGGATGATACCACCCCCAGCTGATACCACAGGTTCAGCCGCCGGGGATATCGCCCGTTTACTACCCACAGCTAAAATAATTAAAGCCTTCAATACATTAGGAGCTAATAACTTAACTAATCTCCAATTTGGTGCAGAAAATGCCAGTACATTTATTTGTGGTGATGACACAGAAGCGAAATCTATTGTTACCCAACTAGCCCAAGAAATAGGTTTTGATGTAGTTGATGTGGGATTATTAAATACAGCACCTTTAATAGAATCACTAGCCAAACTCTGGGTACAAATATCGCGTCAATATGGCAGAGAAACAGCCTTCAAACTATTAAAAAGATAA